From a region of the Cucumis sativus cultivar 9930 chromosome 6, Cucumber_9930_V3, whole genome shotgun sequence genome:
- the LOC101214796 gene encoding sterol 3-beta-glucosyltransferase UGT80B1 isoform X1, translating to MTEWIGTQRPDLKFDELSGDKQKQLVADLVKIQRDGTVEVDIENAPAASELLKLHPTLEGSSPIVDDVVSESKKLIPRLKIAILVVGTRGDVQPFLAIARRLQEFGHHVRLATHTNFSNFVRSAGVNFYPLAGDSRELAEYMTRNRGFIPSGPGEISVQRKHLKVIIESTLPACTEPDPDTGMPFRAQAIIANAPAYGCACLIWVAGHTHVAEALHVPLHIFFTMPWTPTNEFPHPLARVPQNTGYWLSYIIVELLIWWGIRGSINEFRRKKLNLPPIAYFSTYRGSISHLPTAYMWSPSVVPKPKDWGPLVDVVGYCFLDRGFKYQPEELVLKWIKKGTKPIYVGFGSMPLAEPQRTTHIILEALKDTGQRGILDRGLGGLGNCTELPEDVLLIQDCPHDWLFRHCSAVVHHGGAGTTSTGLRAGCPTTIVPFFGDQFFWGETTHQKGLGLAPIPISQLNPTNLSNAINFMLQPEVKRRATEIAKIIDSEDGVVAAVNAFHHHLPSELPLPPASEEDEDFANPLQWLLLKVEKWCCVPCGLRL from the exons ATGACAGAGTGGATAGGTACACAGAGGCCTGACCTAAAATTTGATGAATTGTCAGGGGACAAACAG AAACAACTAGTTGCAGATCTAGTGAAGATACAACGTGATGGGACTGTAGAAGTTGATATAGAGAATGCCCCTGCTGCTTCGGAACTGTTAAAGCTTCATCCTACCTTGGAAGGGTCATCACCCATAGTTGATGACGTTGTTTCTGAGTCCAAAAAACTGATTCCAAGGTTGAAGATTGCAATACTTGTGGTTGGAACAAGAGGAGACGTGCAGCCTTTCTTAGCCATTGCAAGGAGGCTTCAG GAATTTGGCCATCACGTTAGGCTTGCCACTCATACTAATTTCAGCAACTTTGTGAGGTCTGCTGGTGTTAACTTTTATCCTCTGGCTGGCGATTCTCGTGAATTGGCTGAAT ATATGACCAGAAACAGAGGTTTCATTCCATCTGGACCGGGAGAAATATCTGTCCAAAGGAAGCATCTTAAGGTGATTATAGAGTCCACACTTCCTGCTTGCACTGAACCAGATCCAGATACTGGGATGCCTTTTAGGGCTCAGGCAATTATTGCAAATGCTCCTGCTTATG GTTGTGCTTGTTTGATTTGGGTTGCAGGACATACACATGTTGCTGAAGCACTTCATGTACCGTTACATATCTTCTTTACAATGCCTTGGAC GCCAACAAATGAGTTTCCTCATCCACTGGCACGTGTACCCCAAAATACAGGCTATTGG CTTTCTTATATCATTGTGGAACTATTGATATGGTGGGGAATAAGGGGATCCATTAACGAGTTCAGGAGGAAGAAGTTGAATCTTCCACCAATTGCATATTTTAGTACATATCGTGGATCAATTTCTCATTTGCCCACTGCCTATATGTGGAGTCCCTCTGTTGTGCCAAAGCCAAAGG ATTGGGGGCCTCTAGTAGATGTTGTTGGATATTGTTTCCTGGACCGTGGATTCAAGTATCAACCTGAAGAATTGGTCCTCAAGTGGattaaaaaaggaacaaaaccCATATATGTAGGATTCGGGAGTATG CCTCTTGCCGAGCCTCAGAGAACAACTCATATCATATTGGAGGCCTTAAAGGATACAGGGCAAAGAGGAATACTTGACCGGGGTTTGGGAGGCCTAGGCAATT GTACAGAACTTCCTGAAGATGTACTCCTTATACAAGACTGTCCTCATGATTGGTTATTTCGTCATTGTTCAGCTGTG GTTCATCATGGTGGTGCTGGAACTACAAGCACAGGACTTAGAGCTGGG TGCCCAACGACCATAGTACCATTCTTCGGAGATCAATTTTTCTGGGGTGAGACAACTCATCAGAAAGGCCTTGGACTTGCACCGATTCCTATATCTCAGCTAAACCCCACGAATCTGTCGAATGCGATTAATTTTATGCTCCAACCTGAG GTTAAACGTCGAGCAACCGAAATAGCAAAAATTATCGATAGCGAGGATGGTGTTGTGGCAGCTGTTAATGCATTTCATCATCATTTACCTTCAGAGCTGCCTCTTCCACCTGCATCTGAAGAGGATGAAGACTTTGCGAACCCTCTGCAATGGTTGCTTCTAAAAGTGGAAAAGTGGTGCTGCGTTCCTTGTGGTCTTAGGCTTTGA
- the LOC101214796 gene encoding sterol 3-beta-glucosyltransferase UGT80B1 isoform X2 — MTEWIGTQRPDLKFDELSGDKQKQLVADLVKIQRDGTVEVDIENAPAASELLKLHPTLEGSSPIVDDVVSESKKLIPRLKIAILVVGTRGDVQPFLAIARRLQEFGHHVRLATHTNFSNFVRSAGVNFYPLAGDSRELAEYMTRNRGFIPSGPGEISVQRKHLKVIIESTLPACTEPDPDTGMPFRAQAIIANAPAYGHTHVAEALHVPLHIFFTMPWTPTNEFPHPLARVPQNTGYWLSYIIVELLIWWGIRGSINEFRRKKLNLPPIAYFSTYRGSISHLPTAYMWSPSVVPKPKDWGPLVDVVGYCFLDRGFKYQPEELVLKWIKKGTKPIYVGFGSMPLAEPQRTTHIILEALKDTGQRGILDRGLGGLGNCTELPEDVLLIQDCPHDWLFRHCSAVVHHGGAGTTSTGLRAGCPTTIVPFFGDQFFWGETTHQKGLGLAPIPISQLNPTNLSNAINFMLQPEVKRRATEIAKIIDSEDGVVAAVNAFHHHLPSELPLPPASEEDEDFANPLQWLLLKVEKWCCVPCGLRL, encoded by the exons ATGACAGAGTGGATAGGTACACAGAGGCCTGACCTAAAATTTGATGAATTGTCAGGGGACAAACAG AAACAACTAGTTGCAGATCTAGTGAAGATACAACGTGATGGGACTGTAGAAGTTGATATAGAGAATGCCCCTGCTGCTTCGGAACTGTTAAAGCTTCATCCTACCTTGGAAGGGTCATCACCCATAGTTGATGACGTTGTTTCTGAGTCCAAAAAACTGATTCCAAGGTTGAAGATTGCAATACTTGTGGTTGGAACAAGAGGAGACGTGCAGCCTTTCTTAGCCATTGCAAGGAGGCTTCAG GAATTTGGCCATCACGTTAGGCTTGCCACTCATACTAATTTCAGCAACTTTGTGAGGTCTGCTGGTGTTAACTTTTATCCTCTGGCTGGCGATTCTCGTGAATTGGCTGAAT ATATGACCAGAAACAGAGGTTTCATTCCATCTGGACCGGGAGAAATATCTGTCCAAAGGAAGCATCTTAAGGTGATTATAGAGTCCACACTTCCTGCTTGCACTGAACCAGATCCAGATACTGGGATGCCTTTTAGGGCTCAGGCAATTATTGCAAATGCTCCTGCTTATG GACATACACATGTTGCTGAAGCACTTCATGTACCGTTACATATCTTCTTTACAATGCCTTGGAC GCCAACAAATGAGTTTCCTCATCCACTGGCACGTGTACCCCAAAATACAGGCTATTGG CTTTCTTATATCATTGTGGAACTATTGATATGGTGGGGAATAAGGGGATCCATTAACGAGTTCAGGAGGAAGAAGTTGAATCTTCCACCAATTGCATATTTTAGTACATATCGTGGATCAATTTCTCATTTGCCCACTGCCTATATGTGGAGTCCCTCTGTTGTGCCAAAGCCAAAGG ATTGGGGGCCTCTAGTAGATGTTGTTGGATATTGTTTCCTGGACCGTGGATTCAAGTATCAACCTGAAGAATTGGTCCTCAAGTGGattaaaaaaggaacaaaaccCATATATGTAGGATTCGGGAGTATG CCTCTTGCCGAGCCTCAGAGAACAACTCATATCATATTGGAGGCCTTAAAGGATACAGGGCAAAGAGGAATACTTGACCGGGGTTTGGGAGGCCTAGGCAATT GTACAGAACTTCCTGAAGATGTACTCCTTATACAAGACTGTCCTCATGATTGGTTATTTCGTCATTGTTCAGCTGTG GTTCATCATGGTGGTGCTGGAACTACAAGCACAGGACTTAGAGCTGGG TGCCCAACGACCATAGTACCATTCTTCGGAGATCAATTTTTCTGGGGTGAGACAACTCATCAGAAAGGCCTTGGACTTGCACCGATTCCTATATCTCAGCTAAACCCCACGAATCTGTCGAATGCGATTAATTTTATGCTCCAACCTGAG GTTAAACGTCGAGCAACCGAAATAGCAAAAATTATCGATAGCGAGGATGGTGTTGTGGCAGCTGTTAATGCATTTCATCATCATTTACCTTCAGAGCTGCCTCTTCCACCTGCATCTGAAGAGGATGAAGACTTTGCGAACCCTCTGCAATGGTTGCTTCTAAAAGTGGAAAAGTGGTGCTGCGTTCCTTGTGGTCTTAGGCTTTGA
- the LOC101203074 gene encoding tubby-like F-box protein 8 codes for MSFRSILRDVRDGFGSLSRRSFEVRLSGNSRGKSHGPVHEFNDEPLLIQTSRWASLPPELLCDVVRRLEASENTWPSRRNVVACAAVCRSWRDMCKEMVKCPELSGKITFPIALKQPGPRDGTIQCFIKRNKSNLTYHLYLCLSPALLVENGKFLLSAKRTRRTTSTEYVISLAADDISRSSNGYIGKLRSNFLGTKFIIYDTQPPYNSNQIPTLGRSRRFYSKKVSPKVPAGSYSIAQIAYELNVLGTRGPRRMNCTMYSIPTSSLEPGCSVPGQPELNPRPLEDSFRSISFSKSIDHSTEFSSSRFSDVAGMLVDEDGEGKDRPLILRNKAPRWHEQLQCWCLNFRGRVTVASVKNFQLIAATSPAAEAPVPSQPPPQPAQPTHSDHDKIILQFGKVGKDMFTMDYRYPLSAFQAFAICLSSFDTKLACE; via the exons ATGTCATTCCGTAGCATACTTCGTGATGTGAGGGATGGATTTGGAAGCTTGTCAAGACGTAGTTTTGAGGTGAGGCTGTCTGGAAATTCCAGGGGTAAATCTCATGGACCAGTTCATGAGTTTAATGATGAGCCTCTGCTAATTCAGACTAGCCGTTGGGCTAGCCTTCCACCCGAATTATTATGTGATGTGGTCCGAAGACTGGAGGCAAGTGAGAATACTTGGCCTTCTCGGAGAAATGTTGTTGCTTGTGCTGCTGTATGTAGGTCATGGAGGGACATGTGCAAAGAAATGGTCAAATGCCCTGAATTATCTGGGAAGATTACCTTCCCAATTGCCTTGAAGCAG cCTGGGCCGCGTGATGGCACTATTCAATGCTTTATCAAGAGGAACAAATCTAATTTAACTTATCATCTTTATCTTTGTCTGAGTCCTG CTTTACTTGTTGAAAATGggaaatttcttctttctgcaAAAAGAACCAGGAGAACTACTTCTACAGAGTATGTTATATCATTGGCTGCAGACGATATATCAAGATCGAGCAACGGTTATATTGGAAAGCTAAG aTCAAACTTTCTGGGAACCAAGTTCATTATATATGATACACAGCCTCCTTACAACAGCAACCAAATTCCAACCCTAGGGCGAAGCCGAAGATTCTACTCCAAAAAGGTCTCACCAAAGGTCCCAGCTGGAAGCTACAGCATTGCACAAATTGCGTATGAGTTGAATGTATTAGGTACAAGGGGGCCTCGGAGAATGAACTGCACCATGTACTCAATCCCCACTTCATCTCTTGAGCCAGGTTGCTCAGTTCCAGGCCAGCCCGAGCTCAATCCTCGCCCTCTTGAAGACTCGTTTCGTAGTATCTCATTCTCCAAGTCGATCGACCATTCCACTGAGTTCAGCAGTTCCCGTTTCTCCGATGTTGCGGGCATGCTGGTTGATGAAGATGGCGAGGGGAAGGATCGACCCTTGATTCTCCGGAACAAGGCACCTAGATGGCACGAGCAGTTACAGTGTTGGTGTCTCAACTTTCGTGGGAGGGTGACGGTTGCATCTGTAAAGAACTTTCAACTGATTGCTGCAACCTCACCTGCTGCCGAAGCCCCCGTACCGTCGCAGCCACCTCCCCAGCCCGCCCAACCTACCCATTCTGACCACGACAAGATCATTCTTCAGTTCGGAAAGGTTGGCAAGGACATGTTCACGATGGATTATCGATACCCGCTGTCTGCATTCCAGGCTTTTGCTATATGTCTAAGCAGCTTTGACACTAAATTGGCATGTGAATAg